The proteins below come from a single Triticum aestivum cultivar Chinese Spring chromosome 5D, IWGSC CS RefSeq v2.1, whole genome shotgun sequence genomic window:
- the LOC123123887 gene encoding disease resistance protein RGA5 yields the protein MAPVVSATLGALGPLLVKLGGLLAGEYGRLKGVRREIRSLQSELTSMHTALEEYTKLEDPSGQVKAWISLVRELAYDTEDIFDKFIHHLGKRGHRGGFKDFLRKITLPLKTLGARHEIADQIDDLKDRIKQLKKHEIANQIDDLKDRIKQVKKLKDSYKLNDAPSSTTRHTAVDPRLHALFAEEAHLVGMDGPRDDLAKWMVEEENNSSKPRKVLSIYGFGGLGKTTLANEVYRKIQGQFYCKAFVSVSQKPDIKKIMKDVISQVSCQDGYTKDSSDWDEMKSIAKLKELLQNKRYLIIIDDVWSTQAWNTIKCAFPENNCLSGIIVTSRIIGVAKSCCSGGDDCMYKLEALSDFHSRRLFFKRMFGSEEYCPSMLEEVSNKILKKCGGLPLAIISIAGLLANRPAIKEEWEKVKRSIGSALQKGRSLEGMCSILSLSYNDLPPNLKTCLLYLSVFPQDYVIDRERLVRLWIGEGFIPEEPGQSRQEVAENYFYELIDKNIVQPVDIGCDGKVRACRVHGMMLEIIISKSAEDNFVTVVGEGQRSLVNRQGFIRRLSVQHISRELADALACMDLSHVRSLTVSSSACLNHFPSLDNFEALRVLDCEDCEGLAEFVMNGMGKLFKLKYLSLGGKIISKLPPAVTMLPGLAFAELSGTDIASLQPEPEIVMLHDLMETCLHELPLTRIVRLITLQHLLISSESWTQKRKWKIPVGIENMRDLLELSGFSVSSSSLGAVQHLGYLSSLTKLCIQLYDGGPEEDKRHEEALLSSLCKLGTWKLRYLWIHKLRGSLEFLNTWSPPPLSIEIFRISGDSWFTNIPKWIAPELTNLLHLEISLTELRQEGLRTLGNLPGLLHLKLSLVAEPVERITVEGVGFPNLKKFVIYSVAGSHIMFMEGAMPELEKLNVRLHVPLANKYGFYLGIQHLPCLEEVAVSFYEVAVAPFKIMAAAAAIRKEARVHPNCPTIDISGEFSENDGEISSDDGDLI from the exons ATGGCGCCTGTCGTTAGCGCTACACTCGGCGCCTTGGGTCCCCTGCTGGTGAAGCTCGGCGGCCTGCTCGCTGGCGAGTATGGCCGCCTCAAAGGGGTCCGCCGGGAGATTCGCTCCCTCCAATCTGAGCTCACAAGCATGCATACTGCGTTGGAGGAGTACACCAAGCTGGAAGATCCAAGTGGCCAAGTGAAGGCATGGATATCACTGGTGCGGGAGCTGGCATATGATACCGAGGACATCTTCGACAAGTTCATCCATCACCTTGGTAAGCGTGGTCATCGTGGTGGTTTCAAGGACTTCTTGCGCAAGATAACTCTCCCTCTGAAGACACTTGGAGCTCGGCATGAAATCGCCGACCAAATCGATGACCTGAAGGATCGCATCAAGCAACTGAAAAAGCATGAAATCGCCAACCAAATCGATGACCTGAAGGATCGCATCAAGCAAGTGAAAAAGCTCAAGGATAGTTACAAGTTGAATGATGCTCCTTCTAGCACAACTCGCCATACAGCCGTGGATCCCCGGCTGCATGCGCTCTTTGCTGAAGAGGCACACCTTGTGGGCATGGATGGTCCAAGGGATGATCTTGCCAAGTGGATGGTGGAAGAAGAAAACAACTCATCCAAACCTCGCAAGGTGTTGTCTATTTATGGTTTTGGTGGATTGGGAAAAACAACATTGGCAAATGAGGTCTATCGCAAGATTCAAGGGCAATTTTATTGTAAGGCTTTCGTATCGGTCTCGCAAAAACCAGATATTAAAAAAATTATGAAGGATGTGATCTCTCAAGTGTCATGCCAAGATGGATACACAAAAGATTCCAGTGATTGGGATGAGATGAAGTCCATTGCAAAGTTAAAAGAACTACTGCAAAATAAAAG GTATCTGATCATCATTGATGATGTATGGTCAACACAAGCATGGAACACTATAAAGTGTGCCTTTCCGGAGAATAATTGTTTGAGTGGAATTATAGTTACTTCACGCATCATTGGGGTAGCAAAGTCATGTTGTTCTGGTGGTGATGACTGCATGTATAAACTAGAAGCCTTAAGTGATTTCCACTCTCGAAGATTGTTTTTCAAGAGAATGTTTGGCTCTGAGGAATATTGCCCTTCCATGTTGGAAGAAGTTTcaaataaaatcctaaaaaaatgTGGAGGCCTACCATTGGCAATTATAAGTATAGCTGGTTTACTAGCAAACCGACCAGCTATCAAGGAAGAGTGGGAGAAGGTTAAGAGGTCAATTGGTTCTGCACTACAAAAGGGCCGAAGTTTGGAGGGAATGTGTAGCATTTTATCCCTTAGCTACAATGATCTTCCACCTAATCTCAAGACCTGCTTATTGTATTTAAGTGTATTCCCTCAGGATTATGTGATTGATAGAGAGAGGCTAGTGAGgctatggataggagaaggctttATCCCAGAAGAGCCTGGACAGAGCCGGCAAGAGGTTGCCGAGAACTACTTTTATGAGCTTATCGACAAAAACATTGTCCAACCAGTGGACATTGGGTGTGATGGTAAGGTTCGTGCCTGCCGGGTCCATGGCATGATGCTTGAAATTATTATTTCAAAATCGGCTGAAGATAATTTTGTCACTGTGGTAGGGGAAGGGCAAAGAAGTTTGGTAAATCGTCAGGGTTTTATTCGGCGACTATCAGTTCAGCACATTAGCCGCGAGCTAGCAGATGCATTGGCATGTATGGATTTAAGTCATGTTCGATCTCTGACAGTATCATCATCAGCTTGCCTCAACCACTTCCCTAGTCTTGATAACTTTGAAGCTCTGCGTGTGCTAGATTGTGAAGACTGTGAGGGTTTGGCAGAGTTTGTTATGAACGGCATGGGTAAGTTATTCAAACTAAAGTACTTGAGCCTTGGGGGAAAGATCATATCAAAGCTACCACCGGCAGTTACAATGTTACCTGGTCTAGCGTTTGCAGAGCTTAGTGGCACGGATATAGCAAGCTTACAGCCCGAGCCAGAGATTGTGATGCTACATGATCTTATGGAGACATGCTTACATGAGTTGCCACTTACTAGAATTGTTCGGCTCATTACATTACAACATCTGCTCATTTCAAGTGAGTCATGGACTCAAAAAAGAAAATGGAAGATACCAGTTGGAATTGAGAATATGAGAGATTTATTGGAACTGTCTGGTTTCAGCGTTAGCAGCAGTTCGTTAGGTGCAGTGCAGCATCTCGGTTACCTGAGCAGTTTGACAAAACTTTGTATACAGTTATATGATGGAGGACCTGAAGAGGATAAGAGGCATGAAGAAGCGTTACTCTCCTCGCTATGCAAGCTTGGCACCTGGAAACTTCGGTATTTATGGATACACAAGCTCCGTGGTTCCCTTGAGTTCTTGAACACTTGGTCCCCTCCGCCGTTATCCATTGAAATATTTCGTATATCTGGCGACTCCTGGTTCACGAATATTCCGAAATGGATTGCACCAGAACTCACCAATCTTCTTCACCTAGAGATCAGCTTAACTGAACTGAGGCAGGAAGGACTGCGGACTCTTGGGAATCTCCCAGGCTTACTTCATCTGAAACTGTCTTTGGTAGCAGAACCAGTTGAAAGGATCACAGTGGAAGGCGTTGGATTTCCAAATCTGAAGAAGTTTGTCATCTATAGTGTGGCCGGGTCACACATTATGTTCATGGAAGGAGCAATGCCAGAGCTTGAGAAGCTTAATGTGCGATTACATGTGCCACTGGCAAACAAATATGGCTTCTATTTAGGCATTCAGCATCTTCCATGTCTCGAAGAAGTAGCAGTAAGTTTTTACGAAGTGGCTGTAGCACCTTTCAAAAtcatggctgctgctgctgctatcagAAAGGAAGCACGTGTCCACCCCAACTGTCCCACAATTGATATTTCTGGGGAATTCAGTGAAAATGACGGTGAGATCAGTAGTGACGACGGGGACTTGATATAG